In Cottoperca gobio chromosome 1, fCotGob3.1, whole genome shotgun sequence, a genomic segment contains:
- the knop1 gene encoding lysine-rich nucleolar protein 1, with product MKTKEEKSEENFLKKEKKHKKGQTSLLENKSLTVDDKSLAEVKKEKKKKSKTVDVIVIDTEDESLDGGGEKEEKKKKKKKIDSESLNAANVKKGNDNEVSKKKKKKQVEMAQFSSVKEDEVEKKPSKKNKSVQIESENVKMEKEEDQQQAGKNELPKKAKKRKNILVVNTEKCEEKVKEKKTTEAMDGISVTKKKSAAKRKVAKNGVKLETPEEDTGEVEEVKGKNKRKKEAATKEDGNGLGITQIKGNDKGSKEASDKKVVPSKKKDESTESEIVIVDEDEMEPKKKGKKKKGRKASVEVSEVEETEPKKKKRKKRNSKGEEEESLVLECEEVEEPRSETGKKSKRKKSSTKKATQVETVSSGTVDKKKKRKIKEEVEDQHDSAHVLDVVFLSEKTGNTDEVNINQERRQALQTEIDKASQPQKTAKPTGLGQWSTAEFNNSEREQKFLRLMGGFKKGFQPAALSSKGVNMALGQGAQQQLHQGLLGEFERAQSRRMDSGNRGSGLGFTPSSNKKFFIDISSSRSVRFDD from the exons ATGAAgacgaaggaggagaagagtgaGGAGAACTTtttaaagaaggagaagaaacacaagaaaggaCAAACCTCTCTGCTGGAAAATAAAAGCTTAACTGTAGATGATAAGAGCCTAGCAgaggtgaaaaaagaaaagaagaagaagagtaaaaCAGTGGatgttatagttatagatacAGAAGATGAGTCTTTGGATGGAGGGGgtgaaaaggaagagaagaaaaagaagaagaagaaaattgaTTCTGAATCTCTAAATGCTGCCAATGTCAAGAAAGGAAATGACAATGAAGtcagtaaaaagaagaagaagaaacaggtgGAAATGgcacagttcagttcagtaaaAGAAGATGAAGTGGAAAAGAAACcgagtaaaaaaaataaatctgttcaGATTGAATCAGAAAATGTGAAgatggaaaaggaggaggacCAACAGCAAGCTGGAAAGAATGAATTACCAAAGAAAGCCAAAAAGcgtaaaaacattttagttgtaaacacagagaagtgtgaggagaaagtaaaagaaaagaaaaccactGAAGCTATGGATGGAATAAGtgtaacaaaaaagaaaagtgcagcTAAAAGAAAAGTGGCAAAGAATGGAGTGAAGTTAGAAACACCAGAGGAAGATACTGGTGAGGTAGAAGAGGTAAAGgggaaaaacaagagaaaaaaggaagcCGCCACTAAAGAAGATGGAAATGGATTAGGAATAACGCAAATCAAAGGTAACGACAAAGGGAGCAAAGAAGCATCGGACAAAAAGGTGGTGCCCAGCAAGAAGAAAGACGAATCCACAGAGAGTGAGATTGTTATCGTAGACGAGGATGAGATGGAGCCgaagaaaaaagggaagaaaaaaaaggggagAAAAGCTTCTGTGGAGGTCAGCGAAGTAGAGGAGACGGagccaaagaagaagaaaaggaaaaagagaaactcaaagggagaggaggaagaatcATTAGTACTGGAATGTGAAGAAGTTGAGGAGCCGAGGAGTGAAACAGGCAAGAAGAGCAAAAGGAAGAAGAGCTCCACTAAGAAGGCAACACAGGTGGAGACTGTGAGTTCTGGAACTGttgacaaaaagaagaagaggaagattaAAGAAGAGGTGGAAGACCaacat GACTCCGCCCATGTCTTGGACGTGGTCTTCCTGtcagagaaaacaggaaacactgatGAGGTCAACATAAACCAG GAAAGAAGACAGGCATTGCAAACGGAAATCGACAAGGCCTCTCAACCTCAAAAAACAGCCAAACCTACG GGTCTCGGGCAGTGGAGCACTGCTGAGTTCAACAACTCTGAACGGGAGCAGAAGTTCCTCCGGTTGATGGGCGGCTTCAAAAAGGGTTTCCAGCCGGCTGCGTTGAGCAGCAAAGGAGTAAACATGGCACTGGGGCAGGGCGCACAGCAGCAGTTGCACCAAGGGCTTCTGGGAGAGTTTGAACGTGCACAGTCGCGCAGAATGGACTCAGGCAACAGGGGGTCAGGACTTGGGTTCACTCCGTCGTCCAATAAGAAGTTCTTCATTGACATCAGCTCAAGTCGATCAGTTCGCTTTGATGattga
- the exosc1 gene encoding exosome complex component CSL4, which translates to MSPMKLCVPGDKLCNSEDCIPGTGVYLRHGCIYSSLTGYVLKKNQGEQLPVISVVRETEAQLLPDVGAIVTCKVTSINPRFAKVHILYVGSTPLKDRFRGTIRKEDVRATEKDKVETYKSFRPGDIVLAKVISLGDVQSNYLLTTAENELGVVVAHSEAGAQMVPISWCEMQCPRTHCKEFRKVARVQPEYLQA; encoded by the exons ATGTCGCCCATGAAGCTGTGTGTTCCAG GTGACAAGCTATGCAATTCAGAAGACTGTATTCCAGGCACAGGAGTATATCTGCGGCACGGCTGCATTTACTCTTCACTAACGGGCTACGTGCTCAAGAAAAACCAAGGAGAGCAG TTACCAGTGATCTCAGTGGTGAGGGAAACAGAAGCGCAACTACTACCAGATGTCGGAGCAATAGTCACCTGTAAG GTGACCAGCATCAACCCCAGGTTCGCCAAGGTCCACATCCTTTATGTCGGCTCCACACCGCTGAAGGACCGCTTCAGGGGAACAATACG GAAAGAAGATGTGCGGGCGACAGAGAAAGACAAG GTGGAGACATACAAAAGCTTCAGACCTGGCGACATTGTCTTGGCCAAAGTT ATTTCTCTCGGTGACGTGCAGTCCAACTACCTATTGACAACAGCCGAGAATGAACTGGGGGTGGTGGTGGCTCACAGCGAAGCAG GGGCCCAGATGGTTCCCATCAGCTGGTGTGAGATGCAGTGCCCGCGGACGCACTGCAAAGAGTTCCGCAAAGTGGCGAGAGTGCAGCCGGAGTATCTACAGGCATGA
- the pgam1b gene encoding phosphoglycerate mutase 1b yields the protein MAAYKLVLIRHGESCWNQENRFCGWFDADLSDTGEHEAKRGGQALKDAGYEFDICYTSVLKRAIRTLWFVLDSIDQMWLPVHRTWRLNERHYGGLTGLNKAETAAIHGEAQVKIWRRSFDIPPPSMDDGHDFYQSISKDRRYADLTEDQLPSCESLKDTIARALPFWNEEIVPQIKEGKRVLIAAHGNSLRGIVKHLEGMSEEAIMELNLPTGIPIVYELDKNLKPLGPMQFLGDEETVKKAMEAVAAQGKAKK from the exons ATGGCTGCCTACAAACTGGTGCTGATCCGCCATGGAGAGAGCTGCTGGAACCAGGAGAACCGCTTCTGCGGCTGGTTCGACGCGGACCTGAGTGACACCGGGGAGCACGAGGCAAAGAGGGGTGGACAGGCCTTGAAAG ACGCTGGCTATGAATTCGATATTTGCTACACCTCTGTCCTAAAGAGGGCCATCCGCACCCTGTGGTTTGTTCTGGACAGCATCGACCAGATGTGGCTGCCCGTCCACCGGACCTGGCGCCTCAATGAGCGCCACTACGGTGGCCTGACTGGGCTGAACAAGGCTGAAACGGCAGCCATACATGGAGAGGCCCAGGTCAAGATCTGGAGGCGCTCCTTTGACATTCCTCCCCCATCCATGGATGATGGGCATGACTTCTACCAGTCTATAAGCAAG GACCGGCGTTATGCCGACCTGACGGAGGACCAGCTTCCCAGCTGTGAGAGTCTCAAGGACACCATCGCCAGGGCTCTGCCTTTCTGGAACGAAGAGATCGTCCCACAGATCAAAGAGGGGAAGAGGGTGCTGATTGCTGCCCATGGCAACAGCCTCCGGGGCATCGTCAAGCATCTGGAGG GTATGTCAGAGGAGGCCATCATGGAGCTGAACCTGCCCACAGGTATCCCCATCGTGTACGAGCTGGACAAGAACCTGAAGCCTTTAGGACCCATGCAGTTTCTGGGAGATGAGGAGACCGTCAAGAAGGCCATGGAAGCTGTCGCTGCTCAGGGCAAAGCCAAGAAATAG